A genomic window from Prosthecobacter debontii includes:
- a CDS encoding FHA domain-containing protein, producing MAKIQYTTPEGTSGEIELTAERMPLGRTDDNSIVIAHDSVSSHHGELVFDGSTWTFTDLGSTNGSKVSGQPAERFELGHGSLFTVGHVDCTFIGDYEEAPTYSAPTRTMASGYGDTPINRSRRVGFGPKGKAKGNGAGPLIGLGVLALLVCAYAVFSFSQMTA from the coding sequence ATGGCAAAAATTCAGTATACAACCCCCGAAGGCACCAGTGGCGAAATCGAGCTGACCGCAGAGCGCATGCCGCTCGGCCGCACCGATGACAATTCGATCGTGATTGCCCATGACTCGGTTTCCAGCCATCATGGCGAGCTGGTCTTCGACGGCAGCACCTGGACCTTTACGGATTTGGGTTCCACCAACGGTAGCAAAGTCTCGGGCCAGCCTGCGGAGCGTTTCGAGCTGGGCCACGGCAGTCTTTTCACCGTCGGTCATGTGGACTGCACCTTCATTGGCGACTACGAAGAGGCGCCCACCTACAGCGCCCCAACCCGCACCATGGCGAGCGGGTATGGCGATACACCGATCAATCGCAGCCGCCGGGTCGGATTCGGCCCGAAAGGCAAGGCCAAAGGCAATGGAGCCGGTCCTCTGATCGGCCTGGGCGTGCTGGCGCTGCTCGTTTGCGCCTACGCCGTCTTTTCCTTCAGCCAAATGACCGCCTGA
- a CDS encoding Gfo/Idh/MocA family protein, which yields MSIQRIGIILNGVTGRMGTNQHLVRSILAIIRQGGIKVSDDLTLMPDPILTGRSASKLQALADKHSCVKTGPLKTSTDLEAVLADPAYPIFFDASGTLHRARFVEMAAAAGKAIYCEKPTAVETAEALRLAEVCEKAGIKNGVVQDKLWLPGLRKLALLKDQGFFGRILSVRGEFGYWVFTGEHEGQPAQRPSWNYRKEDGGGIIVDMLCHWRYVIDNLFGEVKSVSCLGATHVPNRVDEKGQAYVCDTDDSCYATFETAENVVCQFNSSWTVRVRRDDLLTLQVDGTHGSALVGLRKCWFQSLAGTPKPIWNPDIDSPINHYDHWQEVPDMMEYDNAFKIQWELFIKHVVLDTPFRWTLREGAKGVQLAELGLQSWAERKWLDVPAI from the coding sequence ATGAGCATCCAACGCATCGGCATCATCCTCAATGGCGTCACCGGACGCATGGGCACCAACCAACACCTTGTTCGTTCCATCTTGGCCATCATTCGGCAGGGCGGGATCAAGGTCTCCGATGATCTGACCCTGATGCCAGACCCCATTCTCACGGGCCGTAGCGCCAGTAAGCTTCAGGCGCTGGCCGACAAGCATAGCTGCGTCAAAACCGGGCCGCTGAAGACCAGTACGGATTTGGAAGCGGTCTTGGCGGACCCTGCTTACCCGATCTTCTTCGATGCTTCAGGCACCCTGCACCGTGCCCGCTTTGTCGAGATGGCGGCCGCCGCTGGAAAGGCGATTTATTGTGAGAAACCCACGGCCGTGGAGACGGCGGAGGCACTGCGTCTGGCGGAGGTTTGTGAAAAAGCCGGGATCAAGAACGGTGTGGTTCAGGACAAGCTCTGGCTCCCAGGCCTGCGCAAGCTGGCACTGCTGAAGGATCAAGGGTTCTTCGGTCGCATCCTCAGCGTGCGGGGTGAGTTTGGTTATTGGGTGTTCACCGGCGAGCATGAGGGCCAGCCTGCTCAGCGGCCTTCTTGGAACTATCGCAAGGAAGACGGCGGCGGCATCATCGTGGACATGCTTTGCCACTGGCGCTACGTGATTGATAATTTGTTCGGCGAAGTGAAGTCCGTGTCCTGCCTCGGTGCCACCCATGTGCCGAATCGAGTGGATGAGAAAGGCCAGGCCTATGTCTGCGATACAGATGATAGCTGCTATGCCACCTTTGAGACCGCTGAGAATGTGGTGTGCCAATTCAACAGCTCCTGGACCGTGCGTGTGCGTCGCGATGACCTGCTGACGCTTCAGGTGGATGGCACTCATGGCTCGGCGTTGGTGGGCCTGCGCAAGTGCTGGTTCCAGTCTCTGGCGGGCACGCCGAAACCGATCTGGAATCCCGATATTGATAGCCCGATCAATCACTACGACCATTGGCAGGAAGTGCCGGACATGATGGAGTATGACAACGCTTTCAAGATCCAGTGGGAGCTCTTCATCAAGCACGTGGTTCTCGATACCCCCTTCCGCTGGACGCTGCGTGAAGGTGCCAAGGGCGTGCAACTGGCTGAACTCGGCCTGCAGAGCTGGGCTGAGCGCAAGTGGCTGGATGTCCCAGCGATTTGA
- a CDS encoding GntR family transcriptional regulator: MRRAKSQLSSEGTNVEIRSTPIPTKQRAVYEALRAEIMGGQLQPGEVLVIDALAKRFQVSIIPVREALRQLQSERLVEIRAHTGVRVTPVDISAITEIFALLGALETASALQALPRMTEADLRALETILKRLETAAERGDHAAFEQANREFHLLPCHIAGFSRAEEGLQALLAEWERLHRLAFQGTQPPSPEQANKDHRAILRAFRQQDADKLAQVIRKHNETAVTHYLRQVK, encoded by the coding sequence ATGCGACGCGCCAAATCCCAGCTTTCCTCGGAAGGAACGAATGTCGAAATTCGTTCCACGCCGATCCCCACCAAGCAGCGGGCGGTGTATGAAGCGCTGCGGGCCGAGATCATGGGCGGGCAACTCCAGCCTGGGGAGGTGCTGGTCATCGATGCCTTGGCCAAACGTTTTCAGGTGAGCATCATCCCGGTGCGGGAGGCCCTGAGGCAGCTTCAGTCCGAGCGGCTGGTGGAAATTCGAGCGCATACCGGCGTGCGTGTCACCCCCGTGGATATTTCCGCCATCACCGAGATCTTTGCTCTGTTAGGTGCCTTGGAAACCGCCTCCGCCTTACAGGCCCTGCCTCGGATGACGGAGGCTGATCTCCGTGCCCTGGAAACCATTCTCAAGCGACTGGAGACGGCGGCTGAACGCGGGGATCATGCGGCCTTCGAACAGGCCAACCGTGAGTTTCATCTCCTGCCCTGCCACATCGCAGGCTTCAGCCGCGCCGAAGAGGGGCTCCAAGCCCTCCTGGCCGAGTGGGAAAGGCTACACCGCCTTGCTTTTCAAGGCACTCAACCGCCCAGCCCCGAACAAGCCAATAAAGATCACCGAGCCATCCTGCGGGCCTTTCGCCAACAAGATGCGGATAAGCTCGCCCAGGTCATCCGTAAGCACAACGAGACGGCGGTGACGCATTATCTGAGGCAGGTCAAGTAA
- a CDS encoding right-handed parallel beta-helix repeat-containing protein → MIRLLSLFLLSTAWLQVQAQTNVLTLGVTGDGKTDDTAAIQKAVNEHGSLLFPKGTYKLSRTIAVDLSKTGLAALSSDGTARFIMSGAGPAFQIIGHHEGTAAPSSLKPEVWEQERTPMISGLEVFGAHPEADAFSIGGTMQVTLHRVVVSKCRHAVILTPRNRNVLISDCHLYDNTGIGVFLDNVNLHQINIVGCHISYNRGGGVVSRGGNVRNLHIGTCDIEGNHHADSPPSANVELDSTGGSIGEVAITGCTLQHTSKAPGSANIRILGAGTDPNLERRVGRAHTREGNVTITANVFSDVRVNIEVKESRGVVISGNTFWEGFEHDILAENCEHLIVSHNNFDRNPRYLVNGFDNSENNGLVFKGCSDSSISGNIIAGVVRQRAAVDVQDGRRLMITGNSILDSDGAGLRLESVQQSLISDNLIRDDREGDKKSKEPSLLLIGGNDNQIGANLLGNGKKVE, encoded by the coding sequence ATGATTCGTCTCCTCTCGCTGTTCCTCCTCTCCACCGCTTGGTTGCAGGTGCAGGCTCAAACCAATGTCTTGACGCTCGGCGTCACGGGAGATGGTAAAACCGATGATACGGCAGCGATCCAAAAAGCCGTCAATGAGCATGGCAGCCTGCTTTTCCCCAAAGGCACCTACAAGCTCAGCCGCACCATCGCCGTGGATCTCTCCAAGACGGGGCTGGCGGCTCTCTCCAGCGATGGCACGGCGCGGTTCATCATGAGTGGGGCAGGTCCGGCCTTTCAGATCATCGGGCACCATGAGGGCACTGCCGCACCGTCATCCCTGAAGCCTGAGGTGTGGGAGCAGGAGCGGACACCGATGATCAGTGGGCTTGAGGTCTTTGGCGCTCATCCGGAGGCGGATGCTTTTTCCATTGGCGGCACCATGCAGGTCACGCTGCATCGCGTGGTGGTGAGCAAGTGCCGCCATGCCGTGATCCTCACGCCGCGCAATCGCAATGTCTTGATCAGCGACTGCCATCTCTACGATAACACCGGCATCGGGGTCTTCCTCGACAACGTCAATCTCCACCAGATCAACATCGTCGGCTGCCACATCAGCTACAACCGAGGCGGCGGTGTGGTTTCCCGAGGCGGCAATGTGCGCAACCTGCACATCGGCACCTGCGATATCGAGGGCAACCATCACGCCGACTCGCCACCCTCCGCCAATGTTGAGCTAGACTCCACCGGCGGGTCCATCGGCGAGGTGGCCATCACGGGCTGCACGCTCCAGCACACCAGTAAGGCTCCCGGTTCAGCGAATATCCGCATCCTCGGCGCAGGCACCGATCCCAACCTGGAGCGCCGGGTGGGTCGTGCCCATACCCGAGAAGGCAACGTCACCATCACCGCCAATGTGTTCAGCGACGTGCGGGTGAATATCGAGGTGAAGGAATCCCGGGGCGTGGTGATCAGCGGCAATACTTTCTGGGAGGGCTTTGAGCACGATATCCTGGCGGAGAACTGCGAGCACCTCATCGTCAGCCATAACAACTTCGACCGGAACCCACGCTATCTGGTCAATGGTTTCGACAACTCCGAGAATAATGGCTTGGTTTTCAAAGGCTGCTCAGACAGCTCTATCTCGGGCAACATCATCGCCGGAGTCGTGCGCCAGCGTGCTGCGGTGGATGTGCAAGACGGTCGCCGTCTCATGATCACGGGCAACAGCATCCTGGATAGCGATGGCGCGGGCCTGCGCTTGGAGTCGGTTCAGCAGAGCCTGATCAGCGATAACCTCATCCGCGACGACCGGGAAGGGGACAAGAAGTCCAAAGAACCCTCCCTGCTTCTTATCGGAGGGAACGATAACCAGATCGGGGCTAACCTGCTGGGCAATGGCAAGAAGGTGGAGTGA
- a CDS encoding FAD:protein FMN transferase: MATTFRISCYAESQPQAEAAAEVCFKRIAELNHSFTDYDPTSELMRLCAPGTSYPVQVSPPLFEVLQRAVTLAQQTAGAFDPTCGHLSQLWRRTKRQGKLPPQTRLQSAITATDWHRIQLDPTTRSVTLQTGTLLDLGGIAKGYAADECLRLLKQQGLSQAVVQAGGDTAVGDAPPGKPGWEIKLRTFNRAGDADELTTVVLANRAVSTSGDLYQFIEIEGTRYSHILSLKTGLGLTTRIACSVIAPDCTTSDALATAMCVMGKAKGSALAQTLPDIEVRFAEPEPEE; encoded by the coding sequence ATGGCCACCACATTCCGCATCTCTTGTTATGCCGAAAGCCAGCCCCAGGCGGAAGCGGCCGCAGAGGTTTGTTTCAAACGCATCGCCGAGCTGAATCACAGCTTCACGGACTATGATCCCACGAGTGAACTGATGCGCCTGTGTGCGCCCGGGACTTCCTATCCCGTCCAAGTCAGTCCCCCGCTTTTTGAGGTTCTCCAACGTGCCGTCACCCTGGCGCAACAGACCGCAGGCGCCTTCGATCCCACCTGTGGCCATCTGTCTCAGCTTTGGCGCCGCACGAAGCGGCAGGGCAAGCTCCCCCCGCAGACCCGCTTGCAGTCAGCCATCACGGCCACGGACTGGCATCGCATCCAGCTTGATCCAACCACGCGCAGCGTCACCCTTCAAACCGGGACCCTTCTGGATCTCGGCGGCATTGCCAAAGGATATGCCGCAGATGAATGCCTGCGCCTCCTGAAACAACAGGGCCTTTCTCAAGCCGTGGTCCAGGCGGGCGGAGACACTGCGGTCGGCGATGCCCCACCGGGGAAACCGGGCTGGGAAATCAAACTGCGCACCTTCAATCGGGCTGGGGATGCCGATGAACTCACGACTGTGGTCTTGGCGAATCGTGCCGTATCCACCTCGGGGGATCTCTATCAGTTCATTGAGATTGAGGGCACTCGTTACTCTCACATCCTTTCGCTCAAGACAGGCCTGGGTCTCACCACAAGAATCGCCTGCTCGGTAATCGCCCCCGACTGCACCACCAGCGACGCCCTCGCCACCGCCATGTGTGTGATGGGCAAGGCCAAAGGCAGCGCCTTGGCTCAGACTCTGCCCGACATTGAAGTCCGCTTTGCAGAGCCTGAACCGGAGGAGTGA
- a CDS encoding SAM-dependent methyltransferase: MSATFLYALCRSGSEPALKRDVAVRLGGQLTPAFMRPQLITWKALDGAETSLFDSGFALVAGRTVGKATTVGEVVSLVQAAGITPQRLQVLPREAPEEGVSEETWGRVSTLGRELAEALAVPHGGRASPGETVLDIIVGTVAEPWLVGVRNHRDGAFPDVEELLRVALPEAAPSRAWLKMEQALRWLGKDSALAGATVLELGSAPGGGSLCLLDHGATVYGVDTGAMDPRVLAYPTFHHLRVSAGDLQREMVPRQVDVLASDMNLEPRVVCQYAEKFASRLRPAGLILTLKLNTPQVEASLPTIIDRVRRWAPGPVDVRQLPANRREITLVSWAENDRR; encoded by the coding sequence ATGTCCGCCACCTTCCTTTATGCCCTCTGCCGATCTGGTTCTGAGCCTGCCCTGAAACGGGATGTGGCGGTGCGGCTGGGAGGGCAGTTGACCCCCGCTTTCATGCGCCCGCAGTTGATCACCTGGAAGGCGTTGGACGGGGCTGAAACCTCCCTTTTCGATTCCGGGTTTGCCTTGGTTGCGGGCAGGACGGTGGGGAAGGCCACGACCGTGGGCGAGGTTGTCAGCCTCGTTCAAGCCGCAGGTATCACCCCGCAGCGGTTGCAGGTGCTACCGCGTGAGGCCCCAGAGGAAGGCGTCTCCGAAGAAACCTGGGGGCGAGTGAGCACTCTGGGCCGGGAGCTGGCCGAGGCCTTGGCCGTGCCCCATGGCGGACGGGCGAGCCCGGGTGAGACGGTGCTGGATATTATCGTCGGCACGGTGGCTGAGCCTTGGCTCGTCGGGGTGCGAAACCATAGGGACGGGGCTTTTCCCGATGTGGAGGAGCTTTTGCGCGTGGCTCTGCCTGAGGCGGCTCCCTCGCGTGCTTGGCTGAAGATGGAGCAGGCGCTGCGCTGGTTGGGAAAAGACTCCGCCTTGGCCGGAGCCACGGTGCTGGAGCTGGGGAGTGCGCCGGGCGGGGGCTCCCTCTGCCTGTTGGATCACGGAGCGACGGTTTATGGGGTGGACACTGGGGCGATGGACCCCCGAGTGCTGGCTTATCCCACCTTTCATCATCTCCGGGTGTCTGCTGGGGATCTCCAGCGTGAGATGGTGCCTCGGCAGGTCGATGTGCTGGCCTCGGACATGAACCTGGAGCCGCGGGTGGTCTGCCAATATGCCGAGAAGTTCGCCTCACGGCTGCGCCCGGCCGGGCTCATCCTGACCCTGAAGCTGAATACTCCTCAGGTGGAGGCCAGTTTGCCGACGATCATCGACCGCGTTCGGCGCTGGGCTCCTGGCCCCGTCGATGTCAGGCAGCTTCCCGCCAATCGCCGAGAGATCACCCTCGTCTCTTGGGCTGAAAACGACCGGCGCTGA
- a CDS encoding PVC-type heme-binding CxxCH protein, whose amino-acid sequence MLRPFTALALLAGLTVSLYAAKPDRPEKPAKKEKEFVAAKPAFTPDPAVPAFDPNQVTPEHLDTSMFKVPEGMEISVWATSPMLFNPANMDVDAEGRVWVAEGINYRRHSGRSREGDAIRVLEDTDGDGKADKSHVFVREKELECPLGVAVFDNVIVVSNAPNIIVYTDVNRDLKFDPAVDKREVLLDGFEQPQHDHSLHAVYAGPDGRWYFSNGNCGAQFSDKSGNTFRIGSGYLNNSYTGEKSDDGHVYVGGFTASLDPSGHNVRILGYNYRNSFEGVRNSFGDMYLNDNDDPPACRVSHLIEGGSFGFFSPDGKRQWRADKRPGQTIAVAEWRQDDPGSIPAGDVYGGGAPTGMTFYENGALGDKWKGLLLSCETGRNVVFGYLPKPDGAGMKLERFDFCTSNTTGVFKGSDFVGGKDNMSDERHTLFRPSDVCVGMDGAIYISDWFDKRTGGHMDTDETCSGTIYRIVPKGTNPKVTKVNYDTIEGQIAALKSPANNVRHTGFVKLKEQGDKALPAVTALLDDANPYIAARAVWLLAQMGEKGNLKVRTWLESDDANKRLVALRALRAAGGDLMHLFNTLAADDSAAVRSEIAVAMRDVPFAQSEHILVELAKRSDGQDRSYLEAWGIGCTGKEAEVWAALHKLSNGVAPEEWTNAFAQVTWRLHPAAAVEAVKTRALSSKLSAPQRKLALDTLAFTQDASAAQAMLAVAKDKESPIHGDAMWWLINRSTNDWSSYNIAGELKAQGIFDPEATKLVTIETPPAMPSLVKLDEVLALKGDAKNGSSLVVRCVMCHQINHQGVEFGPSLQGWGLSQPTDIIAQAILEPSKDIAHGFEGMEIVTKDGIKIHGMVLTDGDVLIVRSMGGQTQFVPKSRIASRKKMDRSLMLSASQLGLSAQDIADIVAYMRQTE is encoded by the coding sequence ATGCTCCGACCATTCACAGCTCTAGCCCTCCTCGCCGGCCTCACGGTGAGCCTCTACGCGGCCAAACCGGATCGACCCGAAAAGCCCGCCAAGAAGGAAAAAGAATTCGTGGCTGCCAAGCCTGCTTTCACCCCTGATCCAGCGGTGCCAGCCTTTGATCCCAATCAGGTGACTCCCGAGCATCTGGACACCAGCATGTTCAAGGTGCCCGAGGGCATGGAGATCTCGGTCTGGGCCACCTCTCCCATGCTGTTTAACCCCGCCAACATGGATGTGGATGCCGAAGGCCGTGTCTGGGTCGCGGAAGGTATCAACTACCGCCGGCATAGTGGCCGCAGCCGTGAGGGGGACGCCATCCGCGTGCTGGAAGATACCGATGGCGATGGCAAGGCGGACAAGTCTCACGTCTTCGTGCGGGAAAAGGAGCTGGAGTGCCCTCTGGGTGTGGCGGTCTTTGACAACGTCATTGTCGTCTCCAACGCCCCGAACATCATCGTTTACACCGACGTCAATCGTGACCTCAAATTCGATCCGGCTGTGGATAAGCGTGAGGTGCTGCTGGATGGCTTCGAGCAGCCTCAGCACGATCACAGTCTCCACGCGGTGTATGCGGGACCGGATGGCCGCTGGTATTTCAGCAACGGCAACTGTGGTGCCCAGTTTAGCGATAAAAGCGGTAACACCTTCCGCATCGGCAGCGGTTACTTGAACAACAGCTACACTGGCGAAAAGAGTGACGACGGTCACGTCTATGTCGGTGGTTTCACCGCCAGCCTGGACCCGAGCGGCCACAACGTGCGCATCCTCGGTTACAACTACCGCAACAGCTTTGAGGGCGTGCGTAACTCCTTCGGCGACATGTATCTGAATGACAATGATGATCCCCCCGCCTGCCGCGTCAGCCATCTCATCGAAGGCGGCAGCTTCGGCTTCTTCTCGCCCGACGGCAAACGCCAGTGGCGTGCCGACAAACGCCCTGGTCAGACCATTGCCGTGGCGGAATGGCGTCAGGACGATCCCGGCAGCATCCCGGCTGGAGATGTCTATGGGGGCGGTGCCCCGACCGGCATGACCTTTTATGAAAACGGTGCGCTGGGCGACAAATGGAAAGGCCTGCTGCTGAGCTGCGAAACAGGTCGCAACGTGGTGTTCGGTTATCTGCCAAAACCCGATGGCGCTGGCATGAAGCTGGAGCGCTTTGATTTCTGCACCAGCAACACCACCGGTGTCTTCAAGGGCAGCGACTTCGTGGGGGGCAAGGACAACATGTCCGATGAGCGCCACACGCTGTTCCGTCCGAGCGATGTCTGCGTCGGCATGGATGGTGCCATCTACATCAGCGACTGGTTTGACAAACGCACCGGCGGTCACATGGATACCGATGAGACCTGCAGCGGCACGATTTATCGCATCGTGCCGAAGGGCACCAACCCCAAGGTGACCAAGGTAAACTACGACACGATTGAAGGTCAAATCGCAGCCCTGAAATCACCCGCCAACAACGTCCGCCATACCGGATTTGTGAAGCTGAAGGAACAGGGAGACAAAGCCCTGCCTGCCGTCACCGCCTTGCTGGATGATGCCAATCCCTACATCGCAGCACGTGCCGTCTGGCTGCTGGCTCAGATGGGTGAAAAGGGTAACCTGAAAGTCCGCACCTGGCTGGAGTCTGACGATGCCAACAAGCGCCTCGTGGCTCTGCGTGCACTGCGCGCTGCGGGAGGAGATCTCATGCACCTTTTCAACACGCTGGCTGCCGATGACAGCGCCGCCGTCCGTAGTGAAATCGCCGTCGCCATGCGCGATGTGCCGTTTGCCCAGAGTGAGCACATCCTGGTGGAACTGGCCAAACGTTCCGATGGACAAGATCGTTCTTACCTTGAGGCCTGGGGCATCGGCTGCACGGGTAAAGAAGCCGAGGTTTGGGCGGCCCTTCACAAACTGAGCAACGGTGTAGCTCCCGAAGAATGGACCAACGCCTTTGCCCAAGTCACCTGGCGTCTGCACCCCGCCGCTGCTGTAGAAGCGGTGAAAACTCGTGCGCTCTCCAGCAAACTGAGTGCGCCCCAGCGCAAGCTGGCTCTGGACACCCTGGCCTTCACCCAAGACGCCTCGGCCGCTCAAGCCATGCTGGCGGTAGCCAAGGATAAGGAATCCCCAATCCATGGTGATGCCATGTGGTGGCTGATCAATCGCAGCACGAATGACTGGTCCAGCTACAACATCGCCGGTGAACTGAAGGCTCAGGGCATCTTCGATCCTGAAGCCACCAAACTGGTCACCATCGAGACCCCTCCCGCCATGCCGAGCCTGGTGAAGCTGGATGAGGTGCTGGCGCTCAAAGGTGATGCCAAGAATGGCTCCTCCCTGGTCGTCCGCTGCGTGATGTGCCACCAGATCAATCATCAAGGCGTCGAGTTTGGTCCGAGCCTGCAAGGCTGGGGGCTGAGCCAGCCGACCGACATCATCGCCCAAGCCATCTTGGAGCCGAGCAAGGACATCGCTCACGGCTTCGAGGGCATGGAGATCGTCACCAAGGATGGCATCAAGATCCACGGCATGGTGCTCACCGATGGGGATGTGCTCATCGTTCGCAGCATGGGCGGCCAGACCCAGTTTGTGCCGAAGAGCCGCATCGCCAGCCGTAAGAAGATGGACCGCTCTCTGATGCTCAGCGCCAGCCAACTCGGACTCTCCGCCCAGGACATTGCCGACATCGTGGCCTACATGCGCCAGACGGAGTAA
- a CDS encoding adenylosuccinate synthase gives MSNTIVVGAQWGDEGKGKIVDYLTENTDVVVRAAGGNNAGHTVINNGTKYILHLIPSGILWEDKLCVIGNGVVMDVLGLIEEMNKLRGQGVKITPENLKISETAHLVMPYHKGLDKAREAKRGDKKIGTTGRGIGPAYADKVERCGLRAILLTQPEKLAEELRHRIESNNEFLREAGVDEVPVEETITQVLAAAKELAPHITNTAVICHEAIKAGKSLLFEGAQGTYLDIDHGTYPFVTSSNTTSGGACTGSGVPPRMIDKVVAVAKAYTTRVGSGPFITENDAIGDMLHNMGREFGATTGRARRCGWLDAVLVRYAVMINGADELAITNLDGLDGLDTIDICIAYKLRGETIHYPPSTIEDIEACEPIYETHQGWKQDLSQIKNFADLPDLAKAYLKRLEELTGARVSLLGVGPDRNQTLVA, from the coding sequence ATGTCCAATACCATTGTTGTCGGTGCCCAGTGGGGCGATGAAGGAAAAGGTAAGATCGTTGATTACCTCACAGAGAACACAGACGTCGTCGTCCGCGCCGCAGGCGGTAATAACGCGGGGCACACCGTCATCAACAACGGCACCAAATACATCCTGCATCTCATCCCCAGCGGCATTCTGTGGGAAGACAAGCTCTGCGTCATCGGCAACGGCGTCGTCATGGACGTGCTTGGCCTGATCGAGGAGATGAACAAGCTACGTGGCCAGGGCGTGAAGATCACGCCGGAGAACCTGAAGATCAGCGAGACCGCTCACCTCGTCATGCCTTACCACAAAGGCCTGGACAAGGCTCGTGAAGCCAAGCGTGGCGACAAGAAGATCGGCACCACCGGTCGTGGCATCGGTCCCGCCTACGCGGATAAGGTCGAGCGTTGCGGTCTGCGCGCCATCCTGCTGACCCAGCCGGAGAAACTGGCCGAAGAGCTGCGTCATCGCATCGAGTCCAACAACGAATTCCTGCGCGAAGCCGGTGTGGACGAAGTGCCGGTGGAGGAAACCATCACGCAAGTGCTGGCCGCCGCTAAGGAACTGGCCCCCCACATCACCAACACCGCTGTCATTTGCCACGAAGCCATCAAGGCCGGTAAGAGCCTGCTCTTCGAAGGCGCTCAGGGAACCTACCTGGACATCGACCACGGCACCTATCCTTTCGTCACCAGCTCCAACACCACCTCTGGCGGTGCGTGCACAGGCTCTGGCGTGCCTCCACGCATGATCGATAAGGTCGTGGCAGTGGCTAAGGCCTACACCACCCGCGTGGGTTCCGGTCCCTTCATCACGGAGAACGACGCCATCGGTGACATGCTGCACAACATGGGCCGTGAATTCGGTGCCACCACCGGTCGTGCCCGCCGCTGCGGTTGGCTGGATGCCGTGCTCGTGCGCTATGCCGTCATGATCAACGGTGCCGATGAACTGGCCATCACCAACCTCGACGGTCTGGACGGTCTGGACACCATCGATATCTGCATCGCCTACAAGCTGCGCGGTGAAACCATCCACTATCCGCCGAGCACCATCGAAGACATCGAAGCCTGCGAGCCTATCTATGAAACCCATCAGGGTTGGAAGCAGGACCTCAGTCAGATCAAGAACTTCGCCGATCTGCCTGATCTGGCGAAGGCCTACCTGAAGCGCCTGGAAGAGCTCACCGGAGCTCGCGTCAGCCTGCTCGGCGTCGGCCCTGACCGCAATCAGACTTTGGTGGCCTAA